TGTTGTTGATAGTGTGTATTTATCAGTTCCGTATTTTAGTACCTTAAAAACAACTAATACAGACGGAAGTCATGTATATGAATTGGACTCTATTTATGGCGGTCAAGCGCCAGTAAAATTAAGTGTATTTGAGTCTAACTATTTTATGAGAGATCTTGATCCTTCTACTAGTTTTACAGAAAGTCAGTCCTTTTACACAGATCAAACAGCACTATTTGAAAATGCTAAAATAGGTTCTCGATTAAATAATGCAACTAGCGTTGCTCAAAATGATGCTTTCTTCTTTGATTCTAAAGAGATTGTTCAAAAAACAATTGCCTCAGACGGTAAAGCGACTCTTGCTCGTTCTGTTCCAGCAATGCGTTTAAAGTTAAATAATAGTTTTTTTGCTGCCAAAATATTGAATGCTCCCGCTGCTAAATTAGCAACAAATGATGCGTTTAAGGAGTATTTTAGAGGGTTGTATTTTAAAATAGAAACTGTTTCTGGCAGTGCAGGAAGTATGGCAATGATGAACTTCAAAGCAGGTAAAATTACAATTAGCTATACAGAAGATTTAGTTACTAACGGAGTTACTACTAGAGTTCCTAAAACATTGGATCTTAATTTAAATGGAAATTCGGTGAGTTTACTTGATCAGACGAATACTAATTCGGCTTATTCAAATGCAGTGAACAACCCTAACACTTCATTGGGAGATGCTAGTTTATATCTCAAGGGTGGAGAAGGCGCAATGACGGTAATTGATTTGTTCAAAACACCAGGCGAATTAAATTTAATTCGTACCAAAGGTTGGTTAATTAATGAAGCCAATTTAGTTTTTCATATTGATGCTGAAAAAATGGCATCAAGTAATGAACCCAATCGCGTTTATTTATATGACTTAACGAATAACCGTCCCGTTGTAGATTACTTTTTAGACGTTACAAATGCAACAGATGTTAAGAAATCAAAATATGTTTTCAGTGGACTTATTAATAAAGAGGCTGTAACAAACGGAAGAGGTCAAACCTATAAAATTAGAATTACGAATCAAATTCGTAATCTAGTGAAATATGCCGATTCAACAAATGTGAAATTAGGTTTAGTAGTTACAGAAAACATTGGTGAGACTGGTTTTTCTAAATTAAAAACGCCTAATAGTTTTACCAAAAAATTACCCAAAGCTACAGTTATGAATCCTCTTGGTACAGTATTGTATGGTAGTCATCCTTCTGTACCAGTAGATAAAAGAGTGAAACTTCAAATTTATTATACAAAACCTAATTAGACTAAATATATGTGTGGAATAGTTGGATACATTGGTTATAGAGAAGCTTATCCTATAGTAATTAAAGGATTAAAAAGATTAGAATACCGCGGTTATGATAGTGCAGGTGTCATGTTATATGATGGTGAAAACTTGAAATTATCCAAGACCAAAGGAAAAGTTTCCGATCTTGAAGCAAAAGCAGCTACTGAAATCACTACCAATGGCACTATTGGAATGGGTCATACACGATGGGCAACACATGGTGTGCCAAATGATGTAAACTCTCATCCGCATCTTTCTAATTCAGGGGACTTAGCTATTATTCATAACGGAATTATAGAAAATTATGCGCCATTAAAAGAAGAGTTGATCAAAAGAGGATACGTTTTCCATTCAGATACAGATTCAGAAGTATTGGTTAATTTGATCGAAGAAATTCAACTAAAAGAAAATTTAAAATTAGGAAAAGCAGTTCAGGTAGCCTTAAACCAAGTAGTTGGGGCCTATGCTATTGCTGTTTTTGACAAAAAAACCCCAAATGAAATTGTTGCCGCACGTTTAGGAAGTCCTTTGGCAATTGGTGTGGGCGAAGGAGAATATTTTATTGCTTCGGATGCATCGCCTTTTATTGAGTATACTTCCAATGCGGTTTATTTAGAAGATGGAGAAATGGCGAACATCAGGTTGCACAAACCGATGAAAGTTCGTAAAATCAAAGATGACTCTATCGTGGATCCTTATATTCAAGAACTTCAAATGAATTTGGAGCAAATAGAAAAAGGAGGGTACGACCATTTCATGTTGAAAGAAATTTACGAACAACCGAATGTAATTAAAGATACGTACAGAGGAAGGCTTCACGCCAATGAAGGATTAATTCAAATGGCTGGTGTTGAAGATAATTTGGAAAAATTTCTGAATGCGGATCGAATTATCATTATAGCTTGTGGAACGTCGTGGCACGCAGGTTTAGTAGCTGAATATGTTTTTGAAGAATTTACAAGAATTCCAGTTGAGGTAGAATACGCTTCTGAATTTAGATATAGAAACCCGATTATCGGTAAAAAAGACGTTGTAATTGCAATCTCTCAATCAGGAGAAACAGCCGATACAATGGCTGCAATAAAATTAGCCAAAGAAAATGGCGCCTTCGTATTTGGCGTATGTAATGTTGTTGGTTCGTCTATATCTAGAGAATCACATGCGGGAGCTTATACTCATGCAGGACCAGAAATTGGTGTAGCTTCAACAAAAGCATTCACAACACAAATTACAGTTTTGACAATGATTGCGTTGCGTTTGGCTAAAGCCAAAGGGACTTTATCTAAATCAGATTTCCATCACTACTTACAAGAATTAGAAATAATTCCTGAGAAAGTGAAAGAAGCGTTACAAACGAATGATAGAACAAAAGAAATTGCGGAAACATTCAAAGACGCACATAATTGTTTGTATTTAGGAAGAGGGTATAATTTCCCGGTTGCTTTAGAAGGAGCATTGAAGTTAAAAGAGATTTCGTACATTCATGCTGAAGGTTATCCTGCAGCCGAAATGAAGCACGGCCCAATCGCTTTGATTGACGAGCAAATGCCTGTAGTAGTTATTGCGCCTAAACAAGGTCATTACGATAAAATTGTAAGTAATATCCAAGAGATTAAATCAAGAAGTGGACGAATAATTGCTGTGGTAACAAAAGGAGATACACAAGTACGTGAACTAGCAGACTATGTAATCGAAATTCCTGAAACATCAGATGCTTTATCGCCATTAATCACAACAATCCCATTACAATTATTATCCTATCATATAGCGGTAATGAGAGGTTGTAATGTGGACCAACCGAGAAATTTGGCTAAATCAGTTACGGTGGAATAATTAATTCAAATGGAATAGATATAAAAAAGCAAGTTTTTACTTGCTTTTTTTGTTTGGTGTAATTTTGATTTATATAATCTAATTAGCTTCATCTCATTTAAAAACAACATCGATAGCAAATACAGATTAGTCAAAATGAGTAACATTAGTTGACAAATGTGAAATTTTTACAGCGCAATTTTAGTAATAGTCAAAAATATTTGTATTTTAGTCGCATAAACCAACAAAATTTTAACCAATGAGAGTATACTTACTTTTTTTGACCTTGTTTTTTTGTAGCATTTCATTTGCTC
This sequence is a window from Flavobacterium ammoniigenes. Protein-coding genes within it:
- a CDS encoding DUF4270 domain-containing protein, giving the protein MHTTSFFKRILFVVSVLFLYSCDKEYNAIGADLLGENHFDFLQYSSDVVAHNQKIGPVDATNLPINALGIYNDPAFGKTTAHFATQLNLAALAPTIGTNAVVDSVYLSVPYFSTLKTTNTDGSHVYELDSIYGGQAPVKLSVFESNYFMRDLDPSTSFTESQSFYTDQTALFENAKIGSRLNNATSVAQNDAFFFDSKEIVQKTIASDGKATLARSVPAMRLKLNNSFFAAKILNAPAAKLATNDAFKEYFRGLYFKIETVSGSAGSMAMMNFKAGKITISYTEDLVTNGVTTRVPKTLDLNLNGNSVSLLDQTNTNSAYSNAVNNPNTSLGDASLYLKGGEGAMTVIDLFKTPGELNLIRTKGWLINEANLVFHIDAEKMASSNEPNRVYLYDLTNNRPVVDYFLDVTNATDVKKSKYVFSGLINKEAVTNGRGQTYKIRITNQIRNLVKYADSTNVKLGLVVTENIGETGFSKLKTPNSFTKKLPKATVMNPLGTVLYGSHPSVPVDKRVKLQIYYTKPN
- the glmS gene encoding glutamine--fructose-6-phosphate transaminase (isomerizing); protein product: MCGIVGYIGYREAYPIVIKGLKRLEYRGYDSAGVMLYDGENLKLSKTKGKVSDLEAKAATEITTNGTIGMGHTRWATHGVPNDVNSHPHLSNSGDLAIIHNGIIENYAPLKEELIKRGYVFHSDTDSEVLVNLIEEIQLKENLKLGKAVQVALNQVVGAYAIAVFDKKTPNEIVAARLGSPLAIGVGEGEYFIASDASPFIEYTSNAVYLEDGEMANIRLHKPMKVRKIKDDSIVDPYIQELQMNLEQIEKGGYDHFMLKEIYEQPNVIKDTYRGRLHANEGLIQMAGVEDNLEKFLNADRIIIIACGTSWHAGLVAEYVFEEFTRIPVEVEYASEFRYRNPIIGKKDVVIAISQSGETADTMAAIKLAKENGAFVFGVCNVVGSSISRESHAGAYTHAGPEIGVASTKAFTTQITVLTMIALRLAKAKGTLSKSDFHHYLQELEIIPEKVKEALQTNDRTKEIAETFKDAHNCLYLGRGYNFPVALEGALKLKEISYIHAEGYPAAEMKHGPIALIDEQMPVVVIAPKQGHYDKIVSNIQEIKSRSGRIIAVVTKGDTQVRELADYVIEIPETSDALSPLITTIPLQLLSYHIAVMRGCNVDQPRNLAKSVTVE